The DNA segment AGCAGATGGCGGGTGTTTCCGGCTTTGCCGGCTGGCAATGGCTGTTCCTGCTGGAAGGCGCGCCGGCGGTGATCGGCGGCATCGTCACCTTCTTCTATCTCAGTAACGGTCCGAAAGACGCGAAGTGGCTGACGGCTTCCGAGCGCAACGTCATCATGCCGGCGCTGGAAGCCGAGGACGCCACCCATCGCGCCATGGGCCACGGCCATCGCCTGGTCGATGCGCTGTTGAGCGGGAAAGTCTGGCTGCTCGCGATCACCAACTTCACGCTGCTCGGCGGCATCTACGGCATCTCGTTCTGGATGCCGCAGATCGTGAAAGACCTCGGCGTGCACGACGTGTTCATCAATGGCCTCGTCACCTCGATTCCCTTTGCGGTTGCCTGCGTCGCCATGATCGTGGTCGGCCGCTCGTCCGATCGCATGCGCGAGCGCAAGTGGCACATCATCCTCTCGGCTGCGGTCGGCGCGCTGGGACTGGTCGGCGGCGCGTCGCTGACGGCAACGCCGGCGCTGGCGCTCGCCAGCCTCTCACTGGCTTTGGGCGGTGCGCTGGCCTCGATCACCGTGCTCTGGGTATTGCCGAGTGCGCTGCTCACCGGCGCGGCGAACGCTGGCGGGCTCGCGCTGATGGCGACCATCGGCAATCTCGGCGGCTACGTCGCGCCCTATGTCGTCGGCCTCGCCAAGGAAGCGACGGGCCGCACCGACTTCGGTCTTTACCTGATGGCGGTCGCGATGGTGCTCGGCGCGCTCTTGGTGCAGCTCCTGCCGCGCAACGCCACGATTGACGAGGCCGAGCATGCGCCTGTGTTGAAGGAAGGCTCAGTGGTCGGGGCGACCTGAGAGCGTTATCCGTCAAATGTCGCGGGCCGGCGTGCCCTACGCCGGCTCATGCTTCCGCAAATCCCTGATGTGATCGAAGGCCGACGCCTGAAGATCGGCGCTTGAGCTGGCGATCTCTGGGACCGCGGCCTCGGCCAGGATATCCTCGGTGACATCCTCCACGCTGAAATCCGCGACCTCGTGAATGAAGCTGATATTGGCGTATTCGCCGGAGGCGATGCGCGAGACCACCTCGCGGCGGGTGATTTCGGGATCGACGATGGCCTCTCGGCCGCGGCGGCCGTAATCGATCAT comes from the Bradyrhizobium erythrophlei genome and includes:
- a CDS encoding MFS transporter gives rise to the protein MAQFFTRVSFASDNEAAAYNRAAWKLIPFLLILYIISFLDRVNVGFAKLQMSADIGLSDAVFGLGAGIFFIGYAACEIPSNLLLQRFGARIWISRILVVWGIISVCFMFVTTPAQFLSLRFLLGIAEAGFYPGIVLYLTYWFPGKLRSQVCALFFVGIPIAGLIGAPLSGFIMKQMAGVSGFAGWQWLFLLEGAPAVIGGIVTFFYLSNGPKDAKWLTASERNVIMPALEAEDATHRAMGHGHRLVDALLSGKVWLLAITNFTLLGGIYGISFWMPQIVKDLGVHDVFINGLVTSIPFAVACVAMIVVGRSSDRMRERKWHIILSAAVGALGLVGGASLTATPALALASLSLALGGALASITVLWVLPSALLTGAANAGGLALMATIGNLGGYVAPYVVGLAKEATGRTDFGLYLMAVAMVLGALLVQLLPRNATIDEAEHAPVLKEGSVVGAT